One Oncorhynchus masou masou isolate Uvic2021 chromosome 18, UVic_Omas_1.1, whole genome shotgun sequence DNA window includes the following coding sequences:
- the LOC135504195 gene encoding microtubule cross-linking factor 2-like: MNSRDVDSPVPRQTHRGEKQPKAQQGVRMKKKRTPSNASPKHAPDSSRSTGTVRRIMGKGKEIQLEKGKRTGRGAPSVTECPTNLSTPRKRYEASNASEDLSNDSDCVTGKLSYSDRSSDISDWTEGFLTASEGNQLSADTPSPSCEAGPSGGEREANRDRLSGNAQISVRDMSTGGSAFKRLGLSQGNSIMHSVWDGNHSPGCGGSVLAFLPSLNGSGASMVNSEPTRDLVDETHEDLVRENDDLRSENQYLKDEMEEMRCEMLEMRDLFLEDEVCQLQELRLQLEQANKLCRILQYRLHKAERRSLRVAQTGQVEGGLVRSLEHDVKVAKSVSLRLHNELESVQQKNSRLEWENDALRERQQELEVAKQVQQGEMEKARESSLKRKNVRSPNIKTEKMLSPQDDSADLKCQLHFAQEESALMCKKLSKMVSEIECMREVLSKYRSAYGDVDAAAHSSEGGTAKSPHTREAEVKVHLRLVEEEATLLSRRIVELEVENHGLRAEMSDMRESVLGGGGEEKEEQPQKGARDNGDLPLLYVRDVEDCEQSLRMECMQFEQEKREEQRRSVIECFQEEVMEIQRRDQPQTERLSPLSQIPRKGSVGGEWKPLDNQQSYTCRGSVAHALNMKDHEALLALRDHACLVTSAIQLFVSPAKNGHSSPPLSPHISRAKSYPQGKAQPLALDPLMPGHLHEALELLQAMLLALMGRVELLVTQGGELRVEGNWDPTAIPSLADQDTQNNTEVPAKKETGEGLHTAVLKERVRRATQSDHLDICRDPMMRLTLKVLWVLHQRFMGKRSGLEGKESRDLTTMSILHGLLQYLGTELQDSEDNMAGQDAKATWASDWKGLVSKEYPDQPGHPRGIQSEITETRNKTKPDRSILGSKKKNWCYLSQEAAQLDREDPFKTWDHPIMPPSFPNLNLDQLTLDSSCTAPEKTVLRIYYSPLSARRVHLAHLRHITNTDRNSTTSVISARLSTSQNSLTPLCLRVSANLSDDMKEMTASLRQAVNSSSPERRKGRVIVSGGWTVDVATTGTQTQMHPQMVSVGLQTDGPYSVCAVRGNPLRLSARTQQISTSLERLPGRTERSKSGSTSPKMYRRYSASASSSSSISPSSTTGFTTTSISSTSSSATPGREGVLWRLSHRGPAGPTWARPINPRAGPRLIHHSTINSELSSGGNNTKPTRKPGGANRYGLVTEFLRKMSGRTDKPAQATAPGGGQKGKCSPTHKTLEVVPTRRPAAPVHRNNSVARIGNQRFMKQREEACRGQKEENCPSQAHSQNQALRRDLNLESKLTLEDGNYDCSSSKSLSFCFA; the protein is encoded by the exons ATGAACAGCAGAGATGTTGACAGTCCGGTGCCAAGACAGACGCACAGGGGAGAAAAACAGCCCAAGGCACAACAGGGTGTCAGGATGAAGAAAAAGCGAACCCCATCGAATGCGTCGCCCAAACATGCCCCAGACTCATCCAGGTCAACAGGGACTGTCCGGCGCATCATGGGCAAAGGGAAAGAGATTCAACTGGAGAAAGGGAAGCGCACAGGAAGGGGCGCACCATCCGTTACGGAGTGCCCAACAAATCTAAGCACACCGAGAAAACGATATGAAGCTAGCAATGCTTCGGAGGATTTGAGCAATGATTCAGATTGTGTGACGGGGAAGCTATCCTACTCGGACAGAAGTTCTGACATTTCTGACTGGACGGAAGGATTTCTGACTGCATCGGAGGGAAACCAACTTTCCGCGGACACTCCGTCTCCAAGCTGCGAGGCAGGACCAAGTGGCGGAGAAAGAGAGGCAAATAGAGACAGGTTGAGTGGGAATGCACAAATCAGTGTACGTGATATGAGCACTGGAGGCAGCGCATTCAAACGGCTAGGCCTATCACAGGGAAATTCTATTATGCATTCTGTCTGGGATGGAAACCATTCTCCTGGATGCGGAGGGTCCGTTCTTGCTTTCCTTCCCTCGCTGAATGGCAGTGGAGCGTCCATGGTTAATTCAGAACCGACCCGGGATCTCGTGGACGAGACGCACGAGGATCTTGTCAGAGAAAACGACGATTTGAGATCGGAAAATCAGTATTTGAAA GATGAGATGGAGGAGATGCGCTGTGAGATGTTGGAGATGCGGGATCTGTTCCTGGAGGATGAGGTGTGTCAGCTTCAGGAGCTGCGGCTGCAGCTGGAGCAGGCCAACAAGTTGTGTCGCATCCTGCAGTACCGCCTCCACAAGGCCGAGCGCCGTAGCCTCAGGGTGGCCCAGACTGGCCAGGTGGAAGGGGGACTGGTCCGCTCCCTGGAGCATGACGTCAAG GTAGCAAAGAGTGTATCCCTCCGCCTGCACAATGAGTTGGAGTCCGTGCAACAGAAGAACTCCCGGCTGGAGTGGGAGAACGATGCGCTTCGGGAGAGGCAGCAGGAGCTGGAGGTGGCAAAGCAAGTTCAGCAGGGCGAGATGGAGAAAGCCAGAGAA AGTTCTCTGAAGAGGAAAAATGTCAGATCACCAAACATCAAGACTGAGAAGATGCTGTCTCCCCAG GATGACAGTGCTGATCTGAAGTGCCAGCTTCACTTTGCCCAGGAGGAATCAGCTCTCATGTGCAAGAAGCTGAGCAAGATGGTGTCGGAAATTGAGTGCATGCGTGAGGTTCTGTCAAAGTACCGCTCGGCCTATGGAGACGTAGATGCTGCTGCCCACTCCTCTGAGGGTGGTACTGCCAAGTCCCCCCACACCAGGGAGGCAGAGGTCAAGGTTCACCTGCGGCTGGTGGAGGAGGAAGCGACGCTGCTGAGCCGCCGTATTgtagagctggaggtggagaaccATGGCCTCCGGGCAGAGATGAGCGACATGAGGGAGAGCGtattaggaggaggaggagaagagaaagaggagcagcCACAGAAGGGGGCCAGGGACAATGGGGATCTACCACTGCTTTATGTGAGGGATGTAGAGGATTGTGAACAGAGCTTGAGGATGGAGTGTATGCAGTTTGAgcaggagaagagggaagagcaGAGAAGGAGTGTGATTGAGTGTTTTCAGGAGGAGGTGATGGAAATACAGCGTAGAGACCAACCTCAGACGGAGAGGTTGAGCCCCCTCAGTCAGATCCCTCGAAAGGGGTCTGTAGGTGGGGAATGGAAGCCCCTGGACAACCAGCAGAGTTATACATGCAGAGGCAGTGTTGCCCATGCCTTGAATATGAAAGACCATGAGGCCCTCCTTGCCTTGCGAGATCATGCCTGCCTTGTGACCTCAGCTATCCAGCTTTTTGTCTCACCGGCCAAGAATGGCCACAGCTCCCCTCCCTTATCTCCCCACATCTCTCGGGCAAAGTCTTACCCTCAGGGTAAAGCCCAGCCTCTGGCTCTGGACCCACTCATGCCAGGACACCTACATGAGGCTCTGGAGCTTCTGCAGGCAATGCTGTTAGCCTTAATGGGGAGGGTGGAGTTATTGGTGACACAAGGAGGAGAGTTGAGGGTTGAAGGAAATTGGGATCCCACCGCAATCCCATCCCTGGCTGATCAggacacacaaaacaacacagagGTCCCAGCCAAGAAGGAAACAGGTGAAGGCCTGCACACAGCAGTGTTGAAGGAGAGAGTAAGACGAGCAACACAGTCAGACCACCTCGACATCTGCAGGGACCCCATGATGAGGCTCACTTTGAAGGTGCTCTGGGTCCTCCACCAGCGCTTTATGGGGAAGAGATCTGGCCTGGAGGGCAAAGAG agcAGAGATCTTACGACTATGTCTATACTACACGGGTTGCTGCAGTACTTGGGCACAGAGCTGCAGGACTCAGAGGACAACATGGCAGGACAGGATGCGAAGGCCACATGGGCATCAGACTGGAAAGGCTTAGTCTCCAAG GAGTATCCAGACCAGCCAGGCCATCCTAGAGGAATACAGAGTGAGATAACTGAG acaagaaataagaccaaaCCAGACCGCTCTATATTAGGTTCCAAGAAGAAGAACTGGTGTTACCTCAGCCAAGAGGCTGCCCAGCTAGACCGAGAAGACCCCTTTAAGACCTGGGACCACCCCATCATGCCCCCTAGCTTCCCTAATCTAAACTTGGACCAGTTGACCCTGGACAGTAGCTGCACTGCCCCAGAGAAGACTGTCCTCCGCATCTACTACAGTCCCCTGTCTGCACGGAGAGTCCATCTAGCTCATCTGAGGCACATTACCAACACTGATAGAAATTCTACTACCAGTGTAATCTCTGCCAGGCTTAGTACATCCCAAAACTCTCTCACTCCCTTATGTCTGAGGGTCTCCGCTAACTTGAGCGACGACATGAAAGAGATGACAGCTAGCTTACGACAGGCAGTTAACTCCAGTTCGccggagaggaggaaagggagggtgATTGTGAGTGGGGGATGGACAGTGGATGTGGCCACCACAGGGACTCAGACCCAGATGCACCCACAGATGGTGAGTGTGGGTCTACAGACGGATGGGCCCTACAGTGTATGTGCAGTGAGAGGCAACCCTTTACGCCTCTCTGCCCGCACTCAACAGATCTCGACTTCCCTTGAGAGGCTCCCAGGGAGGACCGAGAGGTCCAAGTCAGGCTCCACCTCCCCAAAAATGTACCGCAGATACTCTGCCTCTGCTTCATCTTCATCGTCCATCTCCCCTTCCTCCACAACTGGtttcaccaccacctccatctcctccacctcctcctctgccaCTCCTGGCAGGGAGGGTGTTTTGTGGAGGCTTTCCCATCGGGGTCCTGCTGGGCCAACCTGGGCCCGCCCCATCAATCCCAGAGCTGGTCCAAGGCTTATTCACCATAGCACAATAAACAGTGAATTGAGCAGTGGAGGGAACAACACTAAACCCACCAGAAAACCTGGTGGTGCCAACCGGTATGGCCTAGTCACAGAGTTCTTGCGCAAAATGAGTGGTCGAACAGACAAGCCAGCACAAGCAACAGCACCGGGCGGGGGACAAAAGGGGAAATGCAGTCCAACTCATAAAACCCTGGAGGTTGTGCCCACTCGTCGCCCTGCTGCACCAGTACACAGGAACAACAGTGTCGCCAGGATTGGGAACCAGAGGTTCATGAAGCAGAGAGAGGAAGCGTGCCGCGGCCAGAAGGAGGAAAACTGCCCCAGTCAGGCCCACAGTCAGAACCAGGCTCTCAGAAGAGACCTGAACCTGGAGAGTAAATTGACACTGGAG gatgggAACTATGACTGTAGCAGTTCCAAGTCCTTGTCCTTCTGCTTTGCCTGA